The following proteins are encoded in a genomic region of Hymenobacter siberiensis:
- the uraD gene encoding 2-oxo-4-hydroxy-4-carboxy-5-ureidoimidazoline decarboxylase: MTLAELNKLSKTALAAALQTCCGSTAWVENMVVRFPVSDVETLMDEAKTQWNSLAEADWREAFTHHPKIGGDVEVLRAKFASTSTWAEGEQASVKQASQETLEALAAGNTEYENKFGYIFIVCATGKSAEEMLALLQARLANKPEDEILIAAGEQDKITRIRLEKILAA, translated from the coding sequence ATGACCCTAGCCGAATTAAATAAGCTCTCCAAAACTGCCCTCGCCGCCGCCCTGCAAACCTGCTGTGGCTCCACCGCGTGGGTCGAAAACATGGTCGTCCGCTTCCCCGTTTCCGATGTGGAAACGCTGATGGACGAAGCTAAAACCCAGTGGAACAGCCTGGCCGAAGCCGACTGGCGCGAAGCCTTCACCCACCACCCCAAAATCGGCGGAGATGTGGAGGTCCTGCGCGCCAAGTTCGCCAGCACCAGCACCTGGGCCGAGGGCGAGCAGGCCTCGGTGAAACAGGCTTCGCAGGAAACGCTGGAAGCATTGGCGGCGGGCAATACCGAATACGAAAATAAATTCGGCTACATATTTATTGTGTGCGCCACCGGCAAATCGGCCGAAGAAATGCTGGCGTTGCTGCAAGCCCGACTGGCCAATAAGCCGGAAGATGAAATTTTAATTGCCGCCGGCGAACAGGATAAAATTACCCGTATTCGCCTCGAAAAAATCCTTGCCGCATGA
- the uraH gene encoding hydroxyisourate hydrolase — protein MSQITTHILDTTKGKPAVGVAIALWQQVGDYWQEIAGGMTNSDGRIPDLLPKEKQLEPGVYKMKFDTQEYFAQDGTANFYPFVEIVFNVTGNEHYHVPLLLNPFGYSTYRGS, from the coding sequence ATGAGTCAGATAACAACCCATATTCTCGATACGACGAAAGGAAAACCCGCTGTGGGCGTGGCAATTGCCCTGTGGCAGCAGGTCGGCGATTATTGGCAGGAAATTGCGGGCGGGATGACCAACTCCGATGGTCGGATTCCCGATTTATTGCCGAAGGAAAAGCAGTTGGAGCCCGGCGTTTATAAAATGAAATTCGATACGCAGGAATATTTCGCGCAGGACGGTACCGCGAATTTTTATCCCTTCGTAGAAATCGTTTTTAACGTGACCGGCAATGAGCACTACCACGTGCCGCTGCTGCTGAACCCGTTTGGGTATTCCACTTACCGCGGGTCGTGA
- a CDS encoding DUF6986 family protein, which translates to MKLSLPESDKAALLDELGTANLAFQRIYPGDRPDRQPVHTVYGGANLFKADTCMKIGDIALNNLLTYAPNFVELARVLELKNHEHLPHLEADVATLTAKIDAMSPEDRKQEPAWLAYSVYNKIVAKLKREAVEDFRIDFEDGFGNRPDAEEDETAVRAAKEVAKGMEQGTLSPFIGIRIKPFTEDLKQRGVRTLDIFLTTLLAETGGKLPANFVVMLPKVTIPEQMTTMVRLFELLEKANGLAPGTLKMETMVEATQIIMDEEGRNPLMRIIRASDGRCIAAHFGTYDYTASCGITAKYQTMGHPVNDFAHHMTKVALGGTGIFLSDGATNVMPIGPHRGENLSFAQLRENRESVHNAWRQAYHHSTHSLINGFYQGWDLNPAQLPMRYAATYNFFLSSYDDAVFRLRTFVERAAISTLTGDIFDDAATGQGLLNFFLKALNCGAISEEEILATGLTLEEVQTRSFYRILEGRRAKA; encoded by the coding sequence ATGAAACTCAGCTTACCCGAATCCGACAAAGCCGCCCTGCTCGACGAGCTGGGCACGGCCAACCTGGCCTTCCAGCGCATTTACCCCGGCGACCGGCCCGACCGCCAGCCCGTGCACACCGTGTACGGCGGCGCCAACCTCTTCAAGGCCGATACCTGCATGAAAATCGGCGATATCGCCCTCAATAATCTGCTCACCTACGCGCCCAACTTCGTGGAGCTGGCCCGCGTGCTCGAGCTGAAAAACCACGAGCACCTGCCGCACCTCGAAGCCGACGTGGCCACCCTAACCGCCAAAATCGATGCGATGAGCCCCGAGGACCGCAAGCAGGAGCCCGCCTGGCTGGCCTACTCGGTGTACAACAAGATTGTGGCGAAGCTGAAGCGCGAAGCCGTGGAAGACTTCCGCATCGACTTCGAAGATGGCTTCGGCAACCGGCCCGATGCCGAGGAGGACGAAACCGCCGTGCGCGCCGCTAAGGAAGTAGCTAAGGGCATGGAGCAAGGCACGCTCTCGCCGTTTATCGGCATTCGCATCAAGCCCTTCACCGAAGACCTCAAGCAGCGCGGCGTGCGCACGCTCGATATCTTCCTGACCACCCTGCTGGCCGAAACCGGTGGCAAGCTGCCCGCCAATTTCGTGGTGATGCTGCCCAAGGTCACCATCCCCGAGCAGATGACTACGATGGTGCGCTTGTTCGAGCTGTTGGAAAAGGCCAACGGCCTGGCCCCCGGCACCCTCAAAATGGAGACGATGGTGGAGGCCACCCAGATTATCATGGACGAGGAGGGACGCAACCCGCTCATGCGCATCATCCGGGCCAGCGATGGGCGCTGCATCGCGGCCCACTTCGGCACCTACGACTACACCGCCAGCTGCGGCATCACGGCCAAGTATCAGACCATGGGCCACCCCGTGAACGACTTCGCCCACCACATGACCAAAGTGGCCCTCGGCGGCACCGGCATCTTCCTCTCGGATGGCGCGACCAACGTGATGCCCATCGGCCCGCACCGCGGCGAGAACCTGAGCTTCGCCCAGCTGCGCGAAAACCGCGAGTCGGTGCATAATGCCTGGCGCCAGGCCTACCACCACAGCACGCACTCGCTCATCAACGGCTTCTACCAGGGCTGGGACCTGAACCCCGCGCAGCTGCCCATGCGCTACGCTGCCACCTACAACTTCTTCCTGAGCAGCTACGACGACGCGGTGTTCCGCCTGCGCACCTTCGTCGAGCGCGCCGCCATCTCCACCCTCACCGGCGACATCTTCGACGATGCCGCCACCGGCCAGGGCCTGCTCAACTTCTTCCTTAAAGCCCTGAACTGCGGCGCGATTTCGGAAGAGGAGATTCTGGCAACGGGCTTGACGCTGGAAGAGGTGCAGACCCGCTCGTTCTACCGCATTCTGGAGGGGCGGCGGGCGAAGGCGTAG
- a CDS encoding HipA family kinase: MIKVVNSFSFEKEKICNSSAPMLFTCETDVGYEPYFVKYIMQPNEFDCLVYEIICTNLANHFGVTTPEIALVNIIEDSFDASLLKKNTQYFKAGVTAFGSLNVSQEHIMLNKQETIVDKTAFNLYKNPIDFVKIAFFDLHVDNRDRNEENFNIIITKTRPTELFAIDHFDCFSSRGKVGTFSSSIPFNINETIIRSPICVKAIEFLEFDLIKQTLDEYLYLCNPELLCGIVDEVFACLPQDWNLTKNLNNRIKSFICDSNRLDDIYQQLLQTVQRFKSKTK, encoded by the coding sequence ATGATTAAAGTAGTCAACAGCTTTAGCTTTGAAAAGGAGAAAATATGCAATAGCAGCGCTCCTATGCTATTCACATGTGAAACCGATGTAGGATACGAACCATATTTCGTAAAATACATAATGCAACCCAATGAGTTCGATTGCCTTGTATATGAGATAATATGCACCAATTTGGCAAATCATTTTGGCGTCACAACACCCGAAATAGCACTTGTCAATATAATTGAGGACAGTTTTGATGCATCTCTATTAAAGAAAAATACTCAGTATTTTAAAGCCGGAGTCACTGCTTTCGGCTCTCTAAATGTTTCTCAGGAACATATAATGCTTAATAAACAGGAAACGATTGTTGATAAAACTGCGTTCAACCTTTACAAAAACCCTATCGACTTCGTCAAAATTGCTTTCTTTGACCTACATGTAGATAATAGAGACAGAAATGAAGAGAATTTTAATATAATTATAACAAAAACTAGGCCCACCGAATTATTTGCAATAGACCATTTTGATTGCTTTTCGTCAAGAGGAAAAGTCGGAACATTTAGTTCAAGCATTCCTTTCAATATAAATGAGACAATTATCAGAAGTCCTATTTGCGTAAAAGCAATAGAATTTCTGGAGTTCGACCTGATAAAGCAGACTCTGGACGAATATCTTTATCTTTGCAACCCTGAATTGCTTTGTGGCATTGTTGACGAGGTTTTTGCCTGCCTGCCACAAGATTGGAATCTGACAAAAAATTTAAATAATAGAATAAAATCTTTCATTTGCGACTCAAATCGTTTGGATGACATATATCAGCAGTTGCTTCAAACTGTGCAGCGTTTTAAATCTAAGACAAAATGA
- a CDS encoding xanthine dehydrogenase molybdopterin binding subunit, with the protein MNHLDPNRHVRGESQYLDDVPVQQGTLYAAVFESPLAHGVLRRLDFSAALTAPGVARVLTAADIPGINQIGGIVADEPLLAEGHVHFRGQPVALVLARTEAQAHAALKLIKVEIDPLPIITDPRVAAAQGELIVPPRTFKIGDSAAAWAECAHVFEGVAESGGQEHLYIETQGAYAFPTEMGGVRMISSTQGPTAVQRHTAHVLGLGMHQVEVDVTRLGGGFGGKEDQATPWAALAALGAFLTKKPVKLVLDRMADMRMTGKRHPYSSDFKIGFDADLKIAAYEVTFFQNAGAAADLSPAVLERTLFHATNAYFVPNVTATAFSCRTNLPPNTAFRGFGGPQGMFVMESALAKAAEELGLPTFELQRKNLLREGDLFSYRQPAEMCHAEQAWDTAAQEFDLAGIRADVEQFNQSNKLKKKGFAVMPICFGISFTKTPMNQTRALVHIYSDGSVGISTGAVEMGQGVNTKIAQVAARTLGISISRIKIETTNTTRVANTSPSAASATADLNGKATEMACAALRERLLRHACLEYTLNYEGLEIHDEQVLAAGVPAETNWEKLVSSAFWKRVALTENAHYATPDLHFDATTNTGHPFAYHVYGTALTSVTVDCLRGTYTVDALQIAHDFGQSFNPVIDRGQIEGGAVQGIGWMTMEEVAYNAEGRLLSNSLNSYKIPDIYAAPRVLDVHFLDTPGHPKAILRSKAVGEPPLMYGIGTYFALRDAVRAFQGHTALPFSSPLTPEKVLVSLYPEFANGQTSPPAPLQKRGEPVPQ; encoded by the coding sequence ATGAACCACCTCGACCCCAACCGCCACGTGCGCGGCGAATCGCAGTACCTCGACGACGTGCCCGTGCAGCAGGGCACCCTGTACGCGGCCGTGTTTGAAAGCCCGCTGGCCCACGGCGTGCTCCGCCGCCTCGATTTCAGCGCCGCGCTGACCGCGCCCGGCGTGGCCCGCGTGCTCACGGCGGCCGACATTCCCGGCATCAACCAGATTGGCGGCATCGTGGCCGACGAGCCGCTGCTGGCCGAGGGGCACGTGCATTTCCGGGGGCAGCCGGTGGCGCTGGTGCTGGCCCGCACCGAGGCGCAGGCCCACGCCGCCCTCAAGCTGATTAAGGTCGAAATCGACCCGCTGCCCATCATCACCGACCCGCGGGTGGCGGCCGCTCAGGGCGAGCTGATTGTGCCGCCTCGCACCTTCAAAATCGGCGACTCGGCAGCGGCTTGGGCGGAGTGCGCGCACGTGTTTGAGGGCGTGGCCGAGAGCGGCGGGCAGGAGCATCTGTACATCGAAACGCAGGGCGCCTATGCCTTTCCCACCGAGATGGGCGGGGTACGGATGATTTCCTCGACGCAGGGGCCCACGGCCGTGCAGCGCCATACGGCCCACGTACTGGGCCTGGGTATGCACCAGGTAGAAGTGGATGTGACACGCCTCGGCGGCGGTTTCGGGGGCAAGGAAGACCAGGCCACGCCCTGGGCCGCCCTGGCCGCCCTGGGTGCGTTCCTCACCAAAAAGCCGGTGAAGCTGGTGCTCGACCGCATGGCCGACATGCGCATGACCGGCAAGCGCCACCCCTACTCGTCCGATTTCAAAATCGGCTTCGATGCCGACCTCAAAATCGCGGCCTACGAAGTCACTTTCTTCCAGAATGCCGGGGCTGCCGCCGACCTCTCGCCGGCCGTGCTGGAGCGCACGCTCTTCCACGCCACCAACGCCTATTTCGTACCCAACGTGACGGCCACGGCCTTTTCGTGCCGAACAAACTTACCGCCTAACACGGCCTTCCGGGGCTTCGGCGGGCCGCAGGGCATGTTTGTGATGGAGTCGGCCCTGGCCAAAGCGGCGGAAGAATTGGGCCTGCCCACCTTCGAGCTGCAGCGCAAAAACCTGCTGCGCGAGGGCGACCTCTTCTCGTACCGCCAGCCGGCCGAGATGTGCCACGCCGAGCAGGCCTGGGACACGGCCGCGCAGGAGTTCGATTTGGCGGGTATCCGAGCCGATGTTGAGCAGTTCAACCAGTCGAATAAGCTGAAAAAGAAGGGCTTTGCGGTGATGCCGATTTGCTTCGGCATCTCGTTCACCAAAACGCCCATGAACCAGACGCGGGCGCTGGTACACATCTACTCCGACGGCTCGGTGGGCATCAGCACGGGCGCGGTGGAAATGGGCCAGGGCGTGAACACGAAAATCGCGCAGGTGGCGGCCCGCACGCTGGGCATTTCGATTTCGCGCATCAAAATCGAAACCACCAACACCACCCGCGTGGCCAACACCTCGCCCAGCGCCGCCAGCGCCACCGCCGACCTCAACGGCAAGGCCACCGAAATGGCCTGCGCCGCCCTGCGCGAGCGGCTGCTGCGCCACGCCTGCCTCGAATACACGCTCAACTACGAGGGCCTCGAAATCCACGACGAGCAGGTGCTGGCCGCCGGCGTGCCCGCCGAAACCAACTGGGAGAAGCTGGTGTCGTCGGCCTTCTGGAAGCGCGTGGCCCTCACCGAAAACGCCCACTACGCCACTCCCGACCTGCATTTCGACGCTACCACCAACACCGGCCACCCCTTCGCCTACCACGTCTACGGCACGGCCCTGACCAGCGTGACGGTGGACTGCCTGCGCGGCACCTACACCGTGGATGCCCTGCAAATTGCCCACGATTTCGGCCAGAGCTTCAACCCCGTCATCGACCGGGGCCAGATTGAGGGCGGCGCGGTGCAGGGCATCGGCTGGATGACCATGGAAGAAGTGGCCTACAACGCCGAGGGCCGCCTGCTCAGCAACTCGCTCAACAGCTACAAAATCCCCGACATCTACGCCGCCCCCCGGGTGCTCGACGTGCATTTCCTCGACACGCCGGGCCACCCCAAGGCCATCCTGCGCTCCAAGGCCGTGGGCGAGCCCCCGCTCATGTACGGCATCGGCACCTACTTCGCCCTGCGCGACGCGGTGCGGGCCTTCCAGGGGCATACGGCGCTGCCATTTTCCTCCCCACTCACGCCGGAAAAGGTGCTGGTGAGCTTGTACCCGGAGTTTGCTAACGGACAAACCTCACCCCCAGCCCCTCTACAAAAAAGAGGGGAGCCTGTTCCGCAATAG
- a CDS encoding FAD binding domain-containing protein, translating to MIEFYLNDQPIRTAEAPASALLDFVRYHEQLKGTKIGCREGDCGACTVLVGELSADGQTVSYQSMTSCLAPLGNAAGKHIVTVEGINAAGSQLTPVQQAIVDEGGSQCGFCTVGFVMSLTGHSLSGQPATEKNTIAAIDGNICRCTGYKSLERAAATLTAELAGRPAENALAWLSEKQFVPRYFAEIPAKLAGLRPAAPQAAQATAASVAAATTPHANGGSTVSSSPNGHTQSQNDHSPSHHLTTSPLIGGGTDLLVQRLEELREQPGVRLIFDQPGRRGIRRETTGRVVLGAATTASQLLESELLRGLLPNLPQYLKLVSSTPIRNMGTVAGNFINGSPIGDLTIMFLALGASVTLLDAAGNTRELALPDLYLGYKKLAKVADEQVTEISFPTPLAGDFFHFEKVSKRTHLDIASVNSAAWLRVENGIIQAARVSAGGVGPVPLLLARTSEFLVGRELTAETLTAANAVMQAEISPISDVRGTADYKRLLLRQLLWAHFLEAAPELAVDELI from the coding sequence ATGATTGAATTCTATCTCAACGACCAGCCCATCCGCACTGCCGAGGCGCCGGCCAGCGCCCTGCTCGATTTCGTGCGCTACCACGAGCAGCTGAAGGGCACCAAAATCGGCTGCCGCGAGGGCGACTGCGGCGCCTGCACCGTGCTGGTGGGCGAGCTGAGCGCCGACGGCCAGACCGTGAGCTACCAAAGCATGACCAGCTGCCTCGCGCCGCTGGGCAACGCCGCCGGCAAGCACATCGTCACCGTAGAGGGCATCAACGCGGCCGGCAGCCAGCTCACGCCCGTGCAGCAGGCCATCGTGGACGAGGGCGGCTCGCAGTGCGGCTTCTGCACGGTGGGCTTCGTGATGTCGCTCACCGGCCACAGCCTGAGCGGGCAGCCAGCTACGGAGAAGAACACCATCGCGGCCATCGACGGCAACATTTGCCGCTGCACCGGCTACAAGAGCCTGGAGCGCGCCGCCGCTACCCTAACCGCCGAGTTGGCCGGCCGCCCCGCCGAAAACGCCCTGGCCTGGCTCAGCGAGAAGCAGTTCGTGCCCCGCTATTTTGCCGAAATCCCGGCCAAGCTGGCTGGCCTGCGCCCCGCTGCCCCGCAGGCTGCTCAAGCCACTGCTGCTTCAGTAGCAGCGGCCACCACGCCCCACGCCAACGGCGGCAGCACGGTTTCAAGCTCGCCCAACGGCCACACCCAAAGCCAGAACGACCACTCACCATCTCACCACCTCACCACCTCACCACTCATTGGAGGAGGCACCGATTTGCTGGTGCAGCGCCTCGAAGAATTGCGCGAGCAGCCGGGCGTGCGGCTGATTTTCGACCAGCCCGGCCGGCGCGGCATTCGGCGCGAAACCACCGGCCGCGTGGTGCTGGGCGCCGCCACCACGGCCAGCCAACTGCTCGAATCGGAGCTGCTGCGCGGGCTGCTGCCCAACCTGCCGCAATACCTGAAGCTGGTGAGCAGCACGCCCATCCGCAACATGGGCACGGTGGCCGGCAACTTCATCAACGGCTCGCCCATCGGCGACCTCACCATCATGTTCCTGGCCCTGGGCGCGTCCGTCACGCTGCTCGACGCAGCTGGCAACACCCGTGAGCTGGCCCTGCCCGACCTCTACCTGGGCTACAAAAAGCTGGCGAAAGTGGCCGACGAGCAGGTCACCGAAATCAGCTTCCCCACCCCGCTGGCGGGCGACTTCTTCCACTTCGAAAAAGTATCCAAGCGCACCCACCTCGATATTGCCAGCGTGAATTCCGCCGCCTGGCTGCGGGTCGAAAATGGCATCATCCAGGCGGCCCGCGTATCGGCGGGCGGCGTGGGGCCAGTGCCGCTGCTACTGGCCCGCACCAGCGAGTTTCTGGTTGGCCGCGAGCTCACGGCCGAAACCCTGACCGCCGCCAACGCTGTGATGCAGGCGGAAATCAGCCCGATTTCCGACGTGCGCGGCACCGCCGACTACAAGCGCCTGCTGCTGCGCCAGCTGCTGTGGGCGCATTTCCTGGAGGCAGCGCCGGAATTGGCGGTGGATGAATTGATTTAA
- a CDS encoding nucleoside deaminase yields the protein MEAPNPEFMREAIRLSIDQMKAGHGGPFGAVVVKDGQIIARGFNQVTTTHDPTCHAEVDAIRKACKALGTFQLDGCDLYTSCEPCPMCLGAIYWARPRRVFYGNTKADAAAIGFDDQFIYEELDRPMEGRKLPMTQLLRDEALAGFKAWTELEGRTEY from the coding sequence ATGGAAGCTCCCAACCCCGAATTCATGCGCGAAGCCATTCGCCTGTCTATCGACCAGATGAAGGCCGGCCACGGCGGCCCCTTCGGTGCAGTAGTGGTGAAGGACGGCCAAATCATTGCCCGCGGCTTCAACCAGGTCACCACCACCCACGACCCCACCTGCCACGCCGAGGTTGATGCTATCCGCAAAGCCTGCAAGGCGCTGGGCACCTTCCAGCTCGACGGCTGCGACCTATACACCAGCTGCGAACCCTGCCCCATGTGCCTGGGCGCCATCTATTGGGCCCGGCCGCGCCGGGTGTTCTACGGCAACACCAAGGCTGACGCCGCCGCCATCGGCTTCGACGACCAGTTCATCTACGAAGAGCTGGACCGCCCCATGGAAGGCCGTAAATTGCCCATGACGCAGCTGCTGCGCGATGAGGCTTTGGCTGGATTTAAGGCCTGGACGGAACTGGAAGGACGGACCGAGTATTAA
- a CDS encoding redoxin domain-containing protein, which translates to MSTAPALRITVYIFLAETCPISQAATLPLRELHGRYGAQGVRFVGVFPARETTLAGLTAFAKTYQVAFPLQADAGHQLTNKLHARVTPEAVVVAADGRTILYQGRLDDAYAGLGQHRAVTRHHELADALADVAEGRPVAVPRTEPVGCFIE; encoded by the coding sequence ATGAGTACGGCACCCGCGTTACGCATCACGGTTTATATTTTTCTGGCCGAAACCTGCCCCATCAGCCAGGCGGCCACGCTGCCGTTGCGGGAGCTGCACGGCCGCTACGGGGCGCAGGGCGTGCGCTTCGTAGGAGTGTTTCCGGCCCGGGAAACCACGCTGGCCGGGCTGACGGCCTTCGCTAAAACCTATCAGGTGGCTTTCCCGCTGCAAGCCGATGCCGGCCACCAGCTCACCAACAAGCTGCACGCCCGCGTTACGCCCGAAGCCGTGGTAGTGGCCGCCGACGGCCGCACCATCCTCTACCAGGGCCGCCTCGATGATGCCTACGCCGGCCTGGGCCAGCACCGCGCCGTGACGCGCCACCACGAGCTGGCCGATGCGCTGGCCGACGTGGCTGAAGGACGGCCTGTAGCCGTGCCGCGTACTGAGCCGGTGGGCTGTTTTATTGAGTAA
- a CDS encoding T9SS type A sorting domain-containing protein: MKHRFFSLLLLLALLMTAPPAQAQTAPQYTFSQDIAPLVYQHCTSCHRTGEVAPFPLTTYAEVVSHAQTIKYVTGTRYMPPWKPDPNYRHYLDENTLTNAEIAKIRDWVDAGTPQGNPALTPAVPTYPSRSQLGTPDLVIPMAQAFTHLGNGQDMYRIFVLPVNMPADRDIAAIEFRPGNKGIVHHVIIGMDTTQQAQALDAAAPGYGYTQFGGFGFNPLETNFAAWVPGMQSRFYPSGMGKKLYRRAALLVQVHYGPNYVTQKDSSVVNVFFARQPVTRYIQTVPAISPVTLSNGPFIIPANQVSTFHAQLNVPVDVTILSTAPHAHLLSKSWKVWAVKPNGDTIKLIKINDWDFRWQGVFRFTAPLKIPAGSRLMADATYDNTAQNPRNPNSPPVTTQWGESTTAEMLLTYFDLLPYRAGDENVVLSTAPGVATTPGTVQMALYPNPVHGSGSISFQQERAGPVTVSLLDATGRLVRAVVRQKAYPAGPQQLPLPLAGVAPGIYIVRLESSEGTRSEKLVVAE, from the coding sequence ATGAAACACCGCTTCTTCTCATTACTCCTGCTGCTGGCTTTGCTGATGACCGCGCCCCCGGCGCAGGCCCAGACCGCCCCGCAGTACACGTTCAGTCAGGACATTGCGCCGCTGGTGTACCAGCACTGCACCAGCTGCCACCGCACGGGCGAAGTAGCGCCGTTTCCGCTCACCACCTACGCCGAAGTGGTGAGCCACGCCCAGACCATTAAGTACGTGACCGGTACGCGCTACATGCCGCCGTGGAAGCCCGACCCCAACTACCGCCACTACCTCGACGAAAACACGCTGACCAACGCAGAAATCGCCAAAATCCGGGATTGGGTGGATGCCGGCACGCCGCAGGGCAACCCTGCCCTTACGCCGGCCGTGCCCACGTACCCCAGCCGCTCGCAGCTGGGCACGCCCGACCTGGTGATTCCGATGGCCCAGGCCTTCACGCACCTGGGCAATGGCCAGGATATGTACCGCATTTTCGTGCTGCCCGTGAACATGCCCGCCGACCGCGACATCGCGGCCATCGAGTTCCGGCCCGGCAATAAGGGCATCGTGCACCACGTCATCATCGGCATGGATACCACGCAGCAGGCCCAGGCCCTGGATGCGGCCGCGCCCGGCTACGGCTACACGCAGTTCGGCGGTTTCGGCTTCAACCCTCTCGAAACCAACTTCGCGGCCTGGGTGCCGGGCATGCAGTCGCGCTTTTATCCTTCGGGCATGGGCAAGAAGCTCTACCGCCGAGCCGCGCTGCTGGTGCAGGTGCACTACGGCCCCAACTACGTGACGCAGAAAGACTCATCGGTGGTGAACGTGTTTTTTGCCCGCCAGCCCGTCACGCGCTACATCCAGACGGTGCCGGCCATCTCGCCGGTCACGCTCAGCAACGGCCCGTTTATCATTCCGGCCAATCAGGTGAGCACCTTCCACGCCCAGCTCAACGTGCCGGTCGATGTCACCATTCTCAGCACCGCGCCCCACGCCCACCTGCTCAGCAAAAGCTGGAAGGTGTGGGCGGTAAAGCCCAACGGCGATACCATTAAGCTGATAAAAATCAATGATTGGGACTTCCGCTGGCAGGGTGTCTTCCGCTTCACCGCCCCGCTGAAAATCCCGGCCGGCTCGCGCCTCATGGCCGATGCCACCTACGACAACACCGCTCAGAACCCGCGCAATCCCAACAGCCCACCCGTCACCACCCAATGGGGCGAGAGCACGACGGCCGAAATGCTGCTCACCTATTTCGACCTGCTGCCCTACCGCGCCGGCGACGAAAACGTCGTGCTCAGCACCGCGCCCGGCGTGGCCACCACCCCCGGCACTGTGCAAATGGCCCTGTACCCCAACCCCGTGCACGGCAGCGGCAGCATCAGTTTCCAGCAGGAGCGGGCCGGCCCTGTCACGGTTTCGCTGCTCGATGCCACCGGCCGCCTGGTGCGCGCCGTGGTGCGCCAGAAAGCCTATCCGGCCGGGCCGCAGCAGCTGCCCCTGCCGCTGGCTGGCGTAGCGCCCGGCATCTACATCGTGCGGCTGGAGTCGAGCGAAGGCACCCGCAGTGAGAAGCTGGTGGTGGCCGAATAA
- a CDS encoding glycosyltransferase family protein, which translates to MKILYGVPGEGLGHATRSKVVIGHLLAQGHEVRVVSSSRAYTMLAAAFPGRVHEIRGFHLAYNGLAVSKLRTAVRTLRTAPEDLRVNFARYRELLGGFEPEVVVSDFESFSYLFAKLRRLPIVSIDNMQIISRAKLNVAVPKAERENHQLAKAIVRAKLPHSRHYFVTTFFNLELAKQRTTLVPPIIRPEILAAAPTNGRHVLVYQSATTQQNLVPLLQQLPDQEFRVYGFNKQEIHGNVQLCAFSEAGFIADLASARAVVTNGGFSLISEAVFLHKPICAIPIPAQFEQWLNAAEVQQMGYGRHFEAITADNLRAFLYGLRNFETALAGYQQHGNAGLFAGLDALLKDIGTDYLPTEAAPQEDSWGGE; encoded by the coding sequence ATGAAGATATTATACGGAGTGCCCGGCGAGGGCCTGGGCCACGCCACCCGCAGCAAAGTCGTTATCGGCCACCTGCTGGCGCAGGGCCACGAAGTGCGCGTGGTGAGCAGTAGCCGCGCCTACACCATGCTGGCCGCCGCATTCCCGGGCCGGGTGCACGAAATCCGGGGTTTCCATCTGGCGTATAATGGGTTGGCGGTGAGCAAGCTGCGCACGGCCGTGCGCACGCTGCGCACCGCCCCCGAGGATTTGCGCGTCAACTTCGCCCGCTACCGCGAGCTGCTGGGCGGTTTCGAGCCGGAAGTGGTGGTTTCGGACTTTGAATCATTCAGCTATTTATTCGCGAAGCTGCGCCGGCTGCCCATTGTCAGCATTGATAATATGCAGATTATCAGCCGTGCCAAGCTGAATGTGGCCGTGCCGAAGGCCGAGCGCGAAAACCACCAGCTGGCCAAAGCCATTGTGCGGGCCAAGCTGCCGCACAGCCGCCACTATTTCGTCACCACGTTCTTCAATCTGGAACTGGCCAAGCAGCGCACCACGCTGGTGCCGCCCATTATCCGGCCCGAAATTCTGGCCGCCGCGCCCACCAACGGCCGGCACGTACTGGTGTACCAATCGGCCACTACGCAGCAGAACCTGGTGCCGCTGCTGCAACAGCTGCCCGACCAGGAATTCCGCGTTTACGGCTTCAACAAGCAGGAAATCCACGGCAACGTGCAGCTCTGTGCCTTTTCCGAAGCCGGCTTTATTGCCGACCTGGCCAGCGCCCGCGCCGTGGTCACCAACGGCGGCTTTTCGCTGATTTCGGAGGCCGTGTTCCTGCACAAGCCCATCTGCGCCATTCCCATTCCGGCCCAGTTCGAGCAGTGGCTGAACGCCGCCGAAGTGCAGCAGATGGGCTACGGCCGGCATTTCGAGGCCATCACGGCTGATAACCTGCGGGCGTTTCTCTACGGCCTGCGCAATTTCGAAACGGCCCTGGCCGGCTACCAGCAGCACGGCAACGCCGGGCTGTTTGCCGGGCTTGATGCGCTGCTGAAAGACATCGGAACGGACTATTTGCCGACTGAAGCTGCCCCGCAGGAAGATTCCTGGGGCGGCGAGTAG